One Methanoculleus sp. 7T genomic window carries:
- a CDS encoding DUF128 domain-containing protein: protein MNVPLKFTNHRIEEYALRVTYRPEENAGTIIYNLSLIESRDLEFALSIIKEAHRAGITISDRIRVAGPGERVGDYTVPENRHAVCTMCSITLDALLLRRGIPLNPIGGGVVEVEGRVPRRFTSMILYRDTTLDPLEVLISQETTSILDVMRHGSGNILANIRECHMEAEPLMGAVLDELSAIGFSGILDVGAPNVPLLGVPVSPQYVGVAIVGGTNAVAAVREAGRPVTTRALKGLIDIREMGYLEDY from the coding sequence ATGAATGTCCCCCTGAAATTTACCAACCACCGGATCGAGGAGTACGCACTCAGGGTGACCTACCGCCCGGAGGAGAACGCCGGGACAATCATCTACAACCTCTCGCTCATCGAGAGCCGCGACCTCGAGTTCGCGCTCTCCATCATAAAAGAGGCCCACCGAGCGGGCATCACCATCAGCGACCGGATCAGGGTCGCCGGCCCTGGGGAGCGCGTCGGGGATTACACCGTCCCGGAGAACCGGCACGCCGTCTGCACCATGTGCAGCATCACCCTCGACGCCCTCCTCCTCCGGCGCGGCATCCCGCTCAACCCGATCGGCGGCGGGGTCGTCGAGGTCGAGGGACGGGTGCCGCGGCGGTTCACGAGCATGATCCTCTACCGCGACACCACGCTCGACCCCCTCGAGGTCCTGATATCGCAGGAGACCACGTCGATCCTCGACGTCATGCGCCACGGAAGCGGCAACATCCTTGCCAACATCCGAGAGTGCCATATGGAGGCGGAACCGCTCATGGGGGCGGTGCTCGACGAACTCTCGGCCATCGGGTTCTCAGGCATCCTCGACGTCGGCGCCCCGAACGTCCCCCTGCTCGGGGTCCCGGTGAGCCCGCAGTATGTGGGCGTGGCCATCGTCGGGGGCACGAACGCGGTGGCCGCCGTCAGAGAGGCGGGGCGCCCGGTGACGACCCGGGCGCTCAAGGGGTTGATCGATATCCGAGAGATGGGCTACCTCGAGGACTACTGA